The Malus domestica chromosome 06, GDT2T_hap1 genome has a segment encoding these proteins:
- the LOC103438182 gene encoding transcription factor MYB16-like, whose product MRKYSSYAASGIKRGAWTPEEDRKLLAYIQLHGHGSWRSLSQKAGLKRCGKSCRLRWRNYLRPDIKRGNFSLHEDQTIIQLHALLGNRWSAIATHLPKRTDNEIKNYWNTHLKKRLAKIGLDPATHKPKAAILGSANGDPKNLSNLSHIAQWESARIQAEARFVKESKLRMHASAPAASLSDEHHQFAPPLVPQCLDILRASAWESLISMSKSSSRSAALIDDTNGQGNVSFGDHHHVHDHGVNMVGQDYGPNFEDPTSDQQLSSLMGYDDATPMSSVPTGSMDVYELFGQYCGNECSESLAALHHNIGSEFEDAWNSLEQIM is encoded by the exons ATGAGAAAGTATAGTTCCTATGCGGCGTCAGGGATAAAGAGAGGTGCATGGACTCCTGAAGAGGACAGAAAGCTTTTAGCTTACATTCAACTACATGGCCATGGAAGCTGGCGTTCCTTGTCCCAGAAAGCTG GTCTAAAAAGATGCGGGAAGAGCTGTAGGCTAAGGTGGAGAAACTACCTCAGACCTGATATTAAGAGGGGAAATTTCAGTTTGCACGAAGACCAAACCATCATTCAACTCCATGCACTTCTTGGCAACAg GTGGTCGGCCATAGCTACACACTTACCAAAGAGAACAGACAACGAGATCAAGAATTACTGGAACACACATCTGAAGAAAAGGTTGGCAAAGATAGGGTTGGACCCTGCAACCCATAAGCCCAAGGCTGCCATTCTTGGCTCTGCAAATGGCGACCCCAAAAACTTGTCAAATCTCAGCCACATTGCTCAGTGGGAAAGTGCCAGGATTCAAGCCGAAGCAAGATTTGTCAAAGAATCCAAACTACGTATGCATGCATCTGCGCCAGCGGCGTCGCTTTCCGATGAGCACCATCAGTTTGCTCCACCACTAGTTCCACAGTGCCTGGACATTCTACGAGCATCCGCATGGGAAAGCCTAATATCCATGTCAAAGTCATCGTCAAGATCGGCTGCCCTAATCGACGATACAAACGGCCAGGGTAATGTTTCATTCGGTGATCATCATCATGTTCATGATCATGGTGTTAATATGGTCGGCCAAGATTATGGTCCTAATTTTGAGGATCCAACATCTGACCAACAATTATCAAGCCTGATGGGATATGATGATGCAACGCCCATGTCATCAGTGCCCACTGGATCGATGGATGTTTATGAACTTTTCGGTCAATACTGTGGTAATGAATGCAGTGAATCATTGGCGGCACTCCATCACAATATCGGGTCTGAATTCGAGGATGCTTGGAATAGTTTGGAACAAATTATGTAA
- the LOC114825504 gene encoding vesicle transport v-SNARE 13-like: MGLQPSVKAAFLAKLREYKTDLNNLKTQVKRITSPVANFAARHALLEPGIADSLTTSNDQRGRLLMTTEVESVDGQNQGEEKSNAGNRGARGLNPPRFASATRLHGVDESFSKSKVLAAMTRSTEREQMDRRLHHRSLCRCNLVYPIS, translated from the exons ATGGGTTTACAGCCAAGTGTGAAGGCAGCTTTTCTTGCCAAGCTAAGAGAATACAAAACTGATTTGAACAATTTGAAGACCCAGGTGAAGAGAATCACATCACCTGTTGCGAACTTTGCAGCCCGGCATGCGTTGTTGGAGCCCGGAATTGCAGATTCCTTGACG ACATCGAACGATCAACGAGGAAGATTGTTGATGACGACTGAGGTTGAATCAGTCGACGGACAGAATCAAGGAGAGGAGAAGAGCAATGCTGGAAACCGAGGAGCTCGGGGTCTCAATCCTCCAAGATTTGCATCAGCAACGCGA CTCCACGGGGTGGATGAAAGTTTCAGCAAGAGCAAGGTGTTGGCTGCCATGACGAGGAGTACCGAGCGGGAACAAATGGATCGTCGGCTCCATCATCGGAGTCTTTGCCGTTGCAATCTTGTTTATCCTATATCTTAA
- the LOC103437845 gene encoding pentatricopeptide repeat-containing protein At5g66520-like has translation MSVEEPLPANPTTSRALQQRLFSLLQSCNSIKKLTQIHTQITIHGLTQKSYILVRILSLYVASGCLDHARKVFENVENPSTTVWNQMIRGHARSETPRKSVELYKRLVGSEAEADGFTYSYVLSACARSGLVREGEQVHGRVLGSGFDSNLFVQTSLVNLYATGGGSAGGVEYARRVFDGMRERSVVSWNSLLVGYIRCRDVDGARRIFDEMRERNVVSWTTMIAGCAQSGRCKQALSLFGQMRRAGVELDQVALVAALSACAEIGDLKLGRWIHWYIEEQLWMKSQPRLVTLYNALIHMYASCGLIDDAYKLFKQMPRRSTVSWTSIIVGFAKQGRGEEALRIFQLMLSSGVDYVRPDEITFIGVLCACSHAGLVEEGRQLFKFMTQSCGLTPRIEHYGCMVDLLSRAGFLDEAHMLVESIPMNPNEAVWGALLGGCRLHKHAELASKAAQKLTVTLDPDQAAGYLVLLSNVYASAKRWLDVACVRQKMVKMGAKKPPGRSWVQINGAVHSFVAGDRTHKDGSLIYEMLGEITKPDISDVLFHIEE, from the coding sequence ATGTCAGTTGAGGAACCCCTTCCCGCCAACCCCACAACCTCCAGAGCTCTGCAACAACGCCTCTTCTCTCTACTACAGAGCTGCAACTCGATCAAAAAACTCACCCAAATTCACACCCAAATAACAATTCACGGACTCACACAAAAAAGCTACATTCTTGTTCGGATTTTATCACTCTATGTTGCTTCTGGGTGTCTCGATCATGCCCGCAAAGTTTTCGAAAATGTCGAAAACCCAAGTACTACTGTGTGGAACCAGATGATCAGAGGCCACGCTCGGAGCGAAACTCCGCGGAAATCTGTTGAATTGTATAAACGGCTGGTGGGTTCGGAGGCGGAGGCTGATGGGTTTACTTATTCATATGTTCTTAGTGCTTGTGCGAGGTCGGGGTTGGTGAGAGAAGGGGAACAGGTGCACGGGAGGGTTTTGGGAAGTGGGTTTGATTCCAATTTGTTTGTTCAGACCAGTTTGGTTAATTTGTATGCGACGGGTGGAGGGTCGGCTGGTGGTGTTGAGTATGCACGCCGGGTGTTTGATGGTATGCGTGAGAGGAGTGTTGTGAGTTGGAATTCGCTGCTTGTGGGGTATATAAGGTGTCGGGATGTTGATGGGGCGCGGAGGATTTTTGACGAGATGCGGGAGAGGAATGTTGTTTCATGGACCACCATGATTGCGGGGTGTGCTCAGAGTGGGAGGTGTAAGCAAGCTTTGTCTTTGTTTGGTCAGATGAGGAGGGCCGGTGTGGAACTGGATCAGGTGGCGCTAGTGGCAGCATTATCAGCCTGTGCTGAAATAGGGGACTTGAAACTGGGAAGGTGGATTCACTGGTACATCGAAGAGCAATTGTGGATGAAGTCGCAGCCACGGTTGGTGACTCTGTACAATGCACTCATACACATGTACGCCAGCTGTGGTTTAATTGATGATGCCTATAAGTTATTCAAGCAGATGCCAAGAAGAAGCACTGTCTCATGGACCAGCATCATCGTTGGATTTGCAAAACAAGGTCGCGGGGAGGAAGCTCTTCGTATCTTTCAGTTGATGCTAAGCTCGGGAGTTGATTATGTAAGACCTGATGAAATCACTTTCATTGGTGTCCTGTGTGCTTGTAGCCATGCTGGATTAGTTGAGGAGGGCCGCCAGCTTTTCAAGTTCATGACCCAATCTTGCGGACTCACCCCGAGGATTGAGCACTATGGGTGCATGGTTGATCTCTTGAGCCGAGCAGGTTTTCTAGATGAAGCGCATATGCTTGTGGAGAGTATTCCTATGAATCCAAACGAAGCTGTTTGGGGTGCTCTCCTTGGCGGTTGTAGGCTTCACAAGCACGCTGAACTCGCATCAAAAGCGGCTCAAAAATTAACAGTTACACTTGACCCTGACCAGGCTGCAGGATATCTTGTGCTCTTGTCAAACGTGTATGCCTCCGCTAAAAGATGGCTAGATGTTGCTTGTGTGAGACAGAAAATGGTTAAGATGGGCGCGAAAAAGCCCCCGGGTCGAAGTTGGGTTCAAATCAATGGAGCTGTTCATAGTTTTGTGGCAGGTGATAGGACCCATAAGGATGGATCTTTGATCTACGAGATGCTTGGTGAGATCACTAAACCAGACATATCAGATGTGCTTTTCCATATTGAAGAATAG
- the LOC103437847 gene encoding ribulose-phosphate 3-epimerase, chloroplastic-like, with amino-acid sequence MSAASLCSSTLKSQQISGLGGGLKLQKPSVSQPTSLTFTRRRCRTLVKASSRVDKFSKSDIIVSPSILSANFAKLGEQVKAVELAGCDWIHVDVMDGRFVPNITIGPLVVDALRPVTDLPLDVHLMIVEPEQRVPDFIKAGADIVSVHAEQSSTIHLHRSVNLIKSLGAKAGVVLNPGTPLTAIEYILDVVDLVLIMSVNPGFGGQSFIESQVKKIADLRRMCVEKGVNPWIEVDGGVGPANAYKVIEAGANALVAGSAVFGAKDYAEAIKGIKTSKRPVAVAV; translated from the exons ATGTCGGCTGCTTCACTTTGTTCGTCAACTCTCAAGTCCCAGCAGATCAGCGGACTCGGCGGAGGTCTTAAGCTTCAAAAACCATCTGTTTCTCAACCCACTTCTCTGACCTTCACAag GAGGAGATGTAGGACTCTGGTGAAGGCTTCATCTCGGGTTGATAAATTCTCGAAAAGTGACATCATTGTTTCACCATCTATTCTTTCTGCTAACTTTGCCAAGTTGGGAGAGCag GTAAAAGCTGTAGAGTTGGCAGGTTGTGACTGGATTCATGTCGATGTGATGGATGGCCGTTTTGTTCCAAATATTACCATTGGACCTCTTGTGGTTGATGCTTTGCGTCCTGTGACAGACCTTCCCTTGGACGTGCATCTG ATGATCGTGGAGCCTGAACAGCGAGTGCCAGATTTTATCAAAGCTGGAGCAGACATAGTCAGTGTTCATGCTGAACAATCTTCCACCATCCATTTACACCGTTCAGTTAATCTG ATAAAGAGTCTGGGAGCTAAAGCTGGAGTTGTGCTCAACCCTGGCACCCCTCTAACGGCAATTGAGTATATCCTCGATG TGGTCGATCTGGTCTTGATTATGTCGGTAAACCCTGGCTTTGGTGGGCAGAGCTTCATAGAAAGCCAAGTGAAGAAAATTGCAGACTTGAGAAGAATGTGTGTGGAGAAA GGAGTGAACCCATGGATTGAAGTGGATGGCGGAGTTGGTCCAGCAAATGCGTACAAG GTTATTGAGGCCGGAGCTAATGCTCTTGTTGCTGGTTCTGCTGTCTTTGGAGCTAAAGATTACGCTGAAG CTATTAAAGGAATCAAGACCAGCAAAAGGCCTGTAGCAGTTGCAGTGTGA
- the LOC103437844 gene encoding protein NEN1-like produces MASRSEDRFEIAFFDVETTVPTRPRQGFAILEFGSILVCPRKLVELDSYSTLVRPADLSAINSLSVRCNGITRDAVVAAPSFQDIADKVYDILHGRIWAGHNILRFDCARIREAFTQIGRPAPEPKGTIDSLALLTQRFGRRAGNMKMATLATYFGLGQQKHRSLDDVRMNLEVLKYCATVLFLESSLPDIFTENSWVSPNAITRSRSDGKSSAEGARINMNTQHENGQMLSSTNQRTGENHPIISLRDNNTEEVSNLVELSTARPDPFDMGPLGDVVMKEFNQPDITLREIPVEESIESSPPAALGSSNGTVEFLQPDEVSIPSICASLVPLYRGSQRIKLLHKDVTLQICCRHMKLRFGINGKYFDHAGRPRLNIVGYASPSLCKVLDACDGIAQKLSMDSGSSSEWRRAVFRNEGFYNCPTVRLHIPTAVCGDIAIYATEIYQKEPSGTEQRLVFTKFDSSELSTLFKPGTFMDAFFSLDPYDYQQRAGIRLVAKKLILHSN; encoded by the exons ATGGCGAGTCGGAGCGAGGACCGGTTCGAAATAGCCTTCTTCGACGTGGAGACGACGGTGCCGACGCGACCCCGGCAGGGCTTCGCTATCTTGGAATTCGGGTCGATTCTCGTTTGCCCTAGGAAGCTGGTGGAGCTCGACAGCTACTCCACCCTGGTCCGACCCGCCGACCTCTCCGCCATCAACTCCTTGTCCGTGCGCTGCAACGGCATTACCCGCGACGCCGTTGTCGCCGCCCCTTCTTTTCAAGACATCGCCGATAAGGTCTACGACATTCTCCACG GACGTATATGGGCTGGTCACAACATTCTGAGGTTTGATTGTGCTCGGATTCGGGAGGCTTTCACACAAATTGGTCGGCCTGCTCCAGAACCGAAAGGTACAATTGATTCCTTGGCATTGTTGACACAGCGGTTCGGAAGGAGAGCTGGTAACATGAAG ATGGCCACTCTTGCAACCTATTTCGGGCTTGGACAGCAGAAACACAG GAGTTTGGATGATGTTCGAATGAATCTTGAAGTTCTGAAATACTGTGCAACCGTTTTATTCTTG GAGTCGAGTCTCCCAGACATATTCACGGAGAACAGTTGGGTTTCTCCAAATGCTATCACAAGAAGTCGTAGTGATGGGAAATCTTCTGCTGAGGGGGCTCGCATAAACATGAATACTCAGCATGAGAATGGTCAGATGTTATCTTCTACAAATCAAAGAACAGGGGAGAATCATCCAATAATATCTCTTAGGGATAACAATACCGAAGAAGTCTCTAATCTGGTTGAATTGAGCACAGCTCGACCAGATCCCTTTGACATGGGCCCACTTGGCGATGTAGTGATGAAAGAGTTTAATCAGCCAGACATCACATTGAGAGAAATACCTGTGGAGGAGTCTATTGAGAGTTCTCCACCTGCTGCATTGGGGAGCTCCAATGGCACTGTGGAGTTTTTACAGCCTGATGAAGTTTCCATTCCTTCTATCTGTGCTTCCCTTGTTCCGTTGTATCGCGGTAGTCAGAGGATAAAGTTGTTGCACAAAGATGTAACTTTGCAGATTTGCTGTAGGCATATGAAATTGCGGTTTGGAATCAATGGAAAGTATTTTGATCATGCTGGCCGGCCACGATTGAATATTGTTGGTTACGCATCACCAAGTTTGTGCAAAGTTCTTGATGCATGTGATGGCATTGCACAAAAGTTGTCTATGGATTCTGGTAGCAGCTCCGAATGGAGGCGTGCTGTTTTCCGAAACGAGGGTTTCTATAACTGTCCTACAGTGAGATTACA TATACCGACAGCAGTATGTGGGGATATTGCAATATACGCCACAGAGATATATCAGAAAGAGCCTTCGGGCACCGAGCAGAGGCTCGTCTTCACCAAGTTTGATTCTTCGGAACTTAGCACCCTTTTCAAACCGGGGACTTTTATGGATGCGTTCTTCTCCTTGGATCCGTACGACTATCAGCAGAGAGCAGGCATTAGGTTGGTGGCAAAGAAATTGATTCTTCATTCCAATTGA
- the LOC103437843 gene encoding two-component response regulator-like APRR1, producing the protein MEPKELNLNRDYETGSSGGGGGGCGGGGGGGADGFIDRSRVRILLCDNNGSSSEEVFTLLVKCSYQVISVKSPRQVIDALNAEGPDIDLILAEVDLPMRKGMKLLKYITRDRELRRIPVIMMSAEDEVSTVVKCLKLGAADYLVKPLRTNELLNLWTHMWRRRRMLGLAEKNLINYVDLVISDPSGSNTNSTTLFSDDADDKSGNPETGTSAPEEDKSAAVAAAMGLPVKRISEFQPDDPGISDHQTGKFLSAPRKSKLKIGIGESSAFFTYVKSSKLKINSQVVAHVEDIATEHLRIEEKHQEFVCHQVVDDDPQVHGNGEAWESNSQGDDLPSSNSIPDSLSLERSSTPSGSMELQHQRSFEEDRSSQVPAHPRNELQHDFSGLPAQAAYQYYMPGAVNQVMMSSSPQVYQKNLQDMQNHAMMPQYNHLPRCPPHINGMASFPYYSICMHPGQQMPNAQPWPSFGSSASTEVNPNKVDRREAALIKFRQKRKERCFDKKIRYVNRKKLAERRPRVRGQFVRKLNGVNVDLNGEPASVEDDEEDERDDEELASRDSSPEDGAP; encoded by the exons ATGGAGCCGAAGGAGCTGAATTTGAACAGGGACTATGAAACTGGTAGCAGTGGCGGCGGGGGTGGAGGTTGTGGCGgcggcggtggtggtggtgctgatGGGTTCATCGACAGGAGCAGAGTGAGGATTTTACTGTGCGATAACAACGGGTCCAGTTCGGAAGAGGTTTTCACGCTTCTTGTGAAATGCTCTTACCAGG TTATTTCCGTGAAGTCTCCTCGACAGGTGATTGATGCATTGAATGCAGAGGGACCTGATATCGATCTCATACTTGCCGAAGTTGACCTTCCAATGCGCAAAGGCATGAAATTGTTGAAGTACATCACACGGGACAGAGAGTTAAGGCGCATTCCTGTAATCA TGATGTCGGCAGAAGATGAGGTCTCTACTGTTGTGAAGTGCTTGAAGCTTGGAGCAGCAGACTATCTTGTAAAGCCTTTACGAACTAATGAGCTTCTGAacttgtggacgcacatgtggaGAAGAAGGCGCATG CTTGGGCTGGCAGAGAAGAACCTTATAAATTATGTTGATCTGGTGATATCAGACCCTAGCGGATCCAATACGAACAGTACTACTTTATTCTCGGATGACGCAGATGATAAATCTGGCAATCCCGAGACAGGAACCTCAGCTCCTGAGGAAGATAAG tctgctgctgttgctgctgcTATGGGGCTTCCGGTCAAGAGAATATCAGAATTTCAGCCTGATGATCCAGGAATAAGTGACCACCAAACTG GAAAGTTTTTATCTGCCCCAAGAAAGAGTAAACTAAAGATTGGCATTGGCGAGTCATCTGCCTTCTTTACCTATGTCAAATCAAGCAAACTTAAAATCAACTCCCAGGTGGTTGCCCATGTTGAAGACATTGCCACTGAACATTTGAGGATAGAAGAGAAACATCAAGAATTTGTTTGCCACCAAGTGGTTGATGATGATCCCCAAGTACATGGAAATGGAGAGGCGTGGGAAAGCAACTCACAGGGAGATGACTTGCCAAGTAGTAATAGTATCCCAGATTCTCTTTCGTTGGAGAGGTCTAGTACCCCGTCTGGATCAATGGAACTTCAACATCAGAGAAGTTTTGAGGAAGACAGATCCTCTCAAGTGCCTGCACATCCAAGAAATGAACTTCAACATGATTTTTCTGGCTTACCTGCCCAAGCCGCCTATCAATATTATATGCCGGGGGCTGTCAATCAAGTTATGATGTCATCGTCACCCCAAGTTTATCAAAAGAATCTGCAAGACATGCAAAATCATGCTATGATGCCACAATACAATCATCTTCCGCGCTGCCCTCCACACATAAATGGGATGGCTTCGTTCCCCTATTATAGTATATGCATGCATCCTGGTCAACAAATGCCGAATGCTCAGCCATGGCCCTCATTTGGAAGTTCAGCTTCCACTGAAGTGAATCCAAATAAGGTTGACAGAAGGGAGGCAGCATTGATTAAATTTAGGCAAAAAAGAAAGGAGCGGTGTTTTGATAAAAAGATCAGGTATGTAAATCGAAAGAAACTTGCCGAAAGGAGGCCTCGTGTCCGGGGACAGTTTGTGAGGAAGTTAAATGGTGTAAATGTGGATCTTAACGGCGAACCTGCAtctgttgaagatgatgaggaGGATGAAAGGGACGACGAGGAGCTTGCATCAAGGGATTCCTCACCGGAAGATGGTGCTCCTTAA
- the LOC103437848 gene encoding uncharacterized protein yields MAKPASPAATKSTASVIKAYSLPLILFAAAMFFQLFVIPKSFPPSHYDILGIRSYSSVKEVKEAYENISSVWNSEGQAPDTSDFIKIQYAYELLTNPVWKRNYDIFGIDEQIDVVEKVTEQYKGESFSKIDLPLLESVASETEDHDGTVMTSKDFQTMFEGNKPWLIQVCSFGSKSCYQFSDMWKKIAVFLDGVANTGMLELGELQLATHFAERKPTGQPFFRNGIPSLVAFPPGCKTANCFIRYEGDLSVDSVTDWFATTILGLPRILYYSKETLGQKFLAKVSLHKVRVIFFSKTGVRAAPFIRQAAKNYWAHASFAFVLWQEEESSFWFNSFEVESAPAIVILKDPGVKPVVYHGSVNYLQFLHIMEQNKQQELPQLRSTTSMELGCDSRGYSRAGYDTVTWYCAVIAGRHSPELSNMRGAIRRVQEKLSNEVESRSADEEQSIARAAEALKSKRLTFAWLDGEAQKKYCLFFLQSENSHETCGERTDMTDVPQLFIVRYKRNVTEESEKPEKKPKSIWDAVQDQELDPASQLVAKYNGSDDTQEITKWISQIINDGDSRDLPDYRTRTPHLVPEDSEPIWSAGVQRIPSTNTIMQSIRGMLRGVYDRIGDPRFGPMLLLAALMSFGTIWLRRSQATPVSSQPNQPNSTDESRRRRRDRARNVLNQDLPPSITDMEPRDSYEMPLSGSDSE; encoded by the exons ATGGCAAAGCCTGCGTCTCCGGCCGCGACGAAGTCGACGGCGTCGGTAATCAAAGCCTACTCTTTGCCTCTGATTCTCTTTGCTGCCGCCATGTTCTTCCAGCTCTTCGTTATTCCCAAATCCTTCCCTCCCTCTCACTACGACa TTCTTGGTATAAGGAGCTATAGCTCCGTTAAAGAAGTGAAAGAGGCGTATGAAAATATTTCTTCGGTCTG GAATTCAGAAGGGCAGGCTCCGGATACTTCTGATTTTATCAAG ATTCAATATGCTTATGAGTTGCTGACAAATCCAGTGTGGAAAAGAAACTATGACATATTCGGCATCGATGAGCAAATA GATGTAGTTGAGAAGGTCACAGAGCAATATAAAGGAGAAAGCTTTTCGAAGATAGACCTTCCTTTGCTAGAGTCTGTTGCTTCTG AAACTGAAGACCATGATGGTACAGTCATGACCTCCAAGGATTTTCAGACTATGTTCGAGGGTAACAAACCATGGCTGATTCAG GTGTGCTCATTTGGGAGCAAAAGCTGCTATCAGTTTTCTGATATGTGGAAGAAAATTG CTGTTTTTTTGGATGGTGTGGCAAATACTGGCATGTTGGAACTTGGAGAGCTTCAGCTAGCGACACATTTTGCTGAGAGAAAACCAACTGGACAACCTTTCTTCAGGAATG GCATTCCTTCTCTTGTTGCTTTTCCACCGGGGTGTAAAACTGCCAATTGTTTTATTAG GTATGAAGGAGATCTCTCTGTTGATTCAGTCACAGATTGGTTTGCAACAACCATACTTGGTTTGCCTCGTATTCTTTACTACTCAAAGGAGACACTG GGGCAGAAGTTTCTAGCAAAAGTTAGTCTTCATAAG GTAAGAGTCATTTTCTTCTCAAAAACAGGGGTGCGTGCTGCTCCATTCATACGCCAAGCTGCTAAAAATTATTGGGCTCATGCTTCTTTTGCATTCGTGCTGTGGCAAGAAGAGGAATCTTCCTTTTGGTTTAATTC GTTTGAGGTGGAATCTGCACCTGCTATAGTGATTTTGAAAGATCCTGGTGTCAAACCTGTTGTGTACCACG GATCTGTTAACTACTTACAGTTCTTACATATTATGGAGCAAAATAAACAACAAG AGCTACCTCAGTTGAGGAGTACAACATCCATGGAATTGGGTTGTGATTCTCGAGGTTATTCTCGTGCTGGATATGATACCGTGACTTGGTATTGTGCTGTTATAGCAGGGAGGCATAGCCCAGAACTCAGTAACATGCGTGGA GCCATTCGCAGGGTTCAAGAGAAATTGTCAAATGAAGTTGAGTCAAGGTCAGCTGATGAAGAGCAATCTATAGCACGAGCAGCAGAAGCGCTTAAAAGCAAACGACTGACATTTGCTTGGCTTGACGGAGAAGCCCAAAAG aAATATTGCCTCTTCTTCCTCCAATCTGAAAACAGTCATGAAACTTGTGGAGAAAGGACAGATATGACTGATGTTCCTCAGTTATTTATTGTACGCTATAAGAGGAATGTGACAGAAGAGAGTGAGAAGCCCGAGAAGAAGCCAAAAAGCATATGGGATGCAGTGCAAGACCAGGAATTAGATCCTGCATCACAGCTTGTGGCAAAGTACAATGGTTCAGATGATACTCAGGAG ATTACTAAATGGATCTCGCAAATAATCAACGATGGCGACTCCAGAGATCTTCCTGATTAT AGAACAAGAACTCCTCATTTGGTTCCTGAGGATTCAGAGCCAATATGGTCAGCTGGTGTCCAAAGAATTCCTTCAACAAACACGATCATGCAGAGCATCCGTGGAATGTTACGCGGAGTCTATGATCGCATTGGAGATCCAAGGTTTGGTCCAATGCTGCTTCTAGCCGCATTGATGTCTTTCGGTACCATCTGGCTTCGGAGGAGTCAAGCAACTCCAGTGTCAAGTCAACCAAATCAGCCAAATTCCACG GATGAAAGTAGACGAAGAAGGAGAGACCGGGCTAGAAACGTGCTTAATCAAGACCTACCCCCTTCCATCACCGATATGGAACCAAGAGACTCCTATGAAATGCCACTGTCAGGTTCCGACTCCGAGTAG